In Deltaproteobacteria bacterium, one DNA window encodes the following:
- a CDS encoding ParB/RepB/Spo0J family partition protein, which produces MSKRRALGKGLSALIPDAGSLEEPETRFFMCPVESITPNPYQPRQDFREEDLQEMVRSVKEKGILTPLLVSREGDGYRLIAGERRWRAAQKAGLEKVPVVVRETTPAEALELALIENIHRKDLNPIEEAQAYKRWLEDTRTTQETLAKKLGKDRSTIANMLRLLTLPPVVQKDLIEGRLSMGHARVLAGIKGAEKQKALRDVIIKKALSVRQTEALVKKQGEGSSGSEKKKSREPDDYMRSLADTLKRSLGTKVEIERRGKKGRITIYFYSDDEFDRLFELLS; this is translated from the coding sequence CGGAAGTTTAGAGGAGCCGGAAACACGTTTTTTCATGTGTCCGGTGGAGTCCATCACGCCGAATCCTTACCAGCCCCGCCAGGACTTCAGAGAAGAAGACCTTCAAGAAATGGTTCGGTCCGTTAAAGAAAAGGGGATCCTCACCCCCCTCCTTGTCAGCAGGGAAGGGGATGGGTACCGTCTCATCGCCGGTGAGAGACGATGGCGGGCCGCCCAGAAGGCGGGATTGGAAAAGGTTCCCGTGGTGGTGAGGGAAACGACTCCGGCCGAAGCCCTCGAGCTGGCCCTGATTGAGAACATCCACAGGAAAGACCTCAATCCCATTGAAGAGGCCCAGGCATACAAGCGGTGGCTGGAGGATACCCGGACCACCCAGGAGACCCTTGCGAAGAAACTGGGGAAGGATCGCTCCACTATTGCGAACATGCTCAGGCTCCTGACCCTTCCCCCCGTTGTCCAGAAGGATCTCATCGAGGGGCGCCTGAGTATGGGTCATGCCCGGGTGTTGGCAGGGATCAAGGGAGCGGAAAAGCAAAAGGCCTTACGGGACGTCATTATTAAGAAGGCCCTTTCCGTCCGCCAGACAGAGGCCCTCGTGAAAAAACAGGGAGAGGGATCCAGTGGCTCCGAAAAGAAAAAGAGCCGGGAGCCGGATGACTATATGCGGTCCCTTGCGGATACCCTCAAACGGTCTCTGGGTACGAAGGTCGAGATCGAGAGAAGGGGGAAGAAGGGGCGCATCACGATCTATTTCTATTCCGACGATGAATTCGATCGCCTCTTCGAGCTGCTTTCCTGA
- a CDS encoding DUF3842 family protein, translating into MVIMVIDGQGGGIGAAVIKSLRTRGGEDLLIWALGTNSIATSRMMKAGANRGATGENAIVRSCSRVDWIIGTLAVIMPNAMMGEVTPRMAEALCSSPARKVLIPLTQENVKVVGVAEEPLPHLVDRVASLVLGSGSD; encoded by the coding sequence ATGGTGATCATGGTAATAGACGGGCAGGGGGGAGGCATTGGGGCTGCGGTCATCAAGAGTCTCCGGACCCGGGGCGGGGAGGACCTCCTGATCTGGGCATTGGGAACCAATTCCATCGCCACCTCAAGGATGATGAAGGCCGGGGCCAACCGGGGAGCAACCGGTGAAAACGCGATAGTCCGGTCCTGTTCCCGGGTGGACTGGATCATCGGAACCCTTGCCGTTATCATGCCCAACGCCATGATGGGCGAGGTGACCCCCCGGATGGCCGAGGCCCTTTGCTCCAGCCCCGCGAGAAAGGTCCTGATTCCTCTGACCCAGGAAAATGTCAAGGTTGTAGGTGTTGCGGAAGAACCCTTGCCTCACCTCGTTGATCGGGTAGCTTCCCTGGTGCTAGGGAGTGGCAGCGACTGA
- a CDS encoding glycosyltransferase family 2 protein has protein sequence MKTVSVIIPTFDRASMVCRALSSVLHQNFDPAEIEIIVVDDGSRDDTEERIAPFRKHISYIRHAENQGVSAARNTGIRHSSAPLVAFLDSDDYWLPEKLQTQVAFFRRQPECVACQTQEIWIRRGRRVNPRKKHLKPSGDVFIPSLRLCLVSPSAVMLKRSLLDEVGLFDESLPACEDYDLWLRISSRYPIHLIDEYLLVKEGGHSDQLSTRIGGLDRYRIQSLVNLIEKEDLKDEYLLAALKELRRKCRIYGKGCLKRGKTNEADYYFDLPDRLERACKR, from the coding sequence ATGAAGACCGTAAGCGTCATCATCCCCACCTTTGACCGGGCCTCGATGGTCTGCAGGGCCCTCTCCTCCGTCCTCCACCAAAACTTTGATCCTGCCGAGATCGAAATCATCGTGGTGGACGACGGTTCCAGGGACGATACAGAAGAAAGAATCGCCCCCTTCAGAAAGCATATCTCCTACATCCGGCACGCCGAAAACCAGGGTGTATCCGCTGCGAGAAACACGGGTATCCGCCATTCCAGCGCACCCCTCGTGGCCTTCCTGGACTCGGATGACTATTGGCTTCCTGAAAAGCTTCAAACTCAGGTCGCTTTCTTCCGGCGGCAACCGGAATGTGTGGCTTGTCAGACCCAGGAAATCTGGATTCGGCGAGGCCGACGGGTCAACCCCCGGAAAAAACACCTAAAACCCTCTGGAGATGTCTTCATTCCCTCCCTCAGGCTTTGTCTCGTAAGTCCTTCCGCAGTTATGCTTAAGAGGAGTCTTCTCGATGAGGTCGGCCTTTTTGATGAAAGCCTGCCGGCCTGTGAGGACTACGACCTGTGGTTAAGGATCTCAAGCCGTTACCCGATCCACCTCATCGATGAATATCTCCTTGTCAAAGAAGGGGGGCACAGCGACCAGCTTTCCACGAGGATCGGGGGTCTGGATCGTTATCGTATCCAATCCCTGGTCAATCTCATCGAAAAAGAAGACCTCAAGGACGAATACCTGCTGGCCGCCCTCAAGGAACTCCGCAGGAAGTGCCGTATCTATGGAAAGGGGTGTCTGAAGAGGGGAAAAACGAACGAGGCGGACTACTATTTCGATCTTCCTGATCGGCTGGAAAGAGCGTGTAAACGATAG
- the ispH gene encoding 4-hydroxy-3-methylbut-2-enyl diphosphate reductase, with protein sequence MKVKLAKTAGFCMGVHRAMDLVLNEANKGDGPIYTYGPLIHNSQVIDLLKSKGVIPIEDIREIQGKKGTMVIRAHGIPPGEREILRSSGLRILDATCPRVARVQAIIRSHTRKGFTAVIVGDQDHPEVIGLQGYAEGKAHVIGRPEEVATLPETEKLLVVAQTTQDAQVYREIQEAVRARYPKAVIFDTICDATHNRQQEVKSFSGHVDCVVVVGGYHSGNTQRLVQVSEGAGLRTFHIEKAEELDRERLASMEVVGVTAGASTPNWMIKQVVQEIQGIRSRREARLGPWLRKVFKILMDSNLVVAFGGYSLSYSAEILMNRDLDFVHPGIAFLYIYAMHVLNRFLDKGASTYNDPAMACFYRRYRIPLMFSGILAILGSLAIAIRLGPSVFLIMSGLCVLGIIYSVPIVPLRRRRLFRYTKIKDIPGSKTLSESLAWATVISLVPLLEPSPPDSSKTLVAFFAVFSIVYVRSALFDIFQAQGDLIVGVETLPITLGEKRTLLLLKSVTIIGGLGLLAAPLVGAVGSFSYLLLLCYGTLMMSILAYEKRWLYPGTSLEALVEGNFFLAGCLGFLWHHLA encoded by the coding sequence TTGAAAGTAAAACTGGCAAAGACCGCCGGCTTCTGCATGGGCGTCCACCGCGCCATGGACCTTGTCCTAAACGAGGCCAACAAGGGTGATGGACCTATCTATACTTACGGCCCCCTCATCCACAACTCCCAGGTGATCGACCTCTTGAAATCCAAGGGCGTCATCCCGATAGAAGACATCCGGGAGATCCAGGGGAAAAAGGGGACAATGGTGATCCGTGCCCACGGAATTCCTCCCGGGGAAAGGGAGATTCTCCGCTCCAGCGGCCTTCGAATCCTGGACGCCACCTGCCCCAGGGTGGCCAGGGTCCAGGCCATTATTCGATCCCATACCCGAAAAGGATTTACGGCTGTAATCGTCGGGGACCAGGACCATCCAGAAGTCATCGGCCTTCAGGGTTATGCGGAGGGCAAGGCCCATGTGATCGGCCGCCCCGAGGAGGTAGCGACCCTACCCGAGACGGAAAAACTCCTTGTCGTGGCCCAGACCACCCAGGACGCCCAAGTTTACAGGGAAATACAGGAGGCCGTGAGAGCCAGGTATCCCAAGGCCGTCATCTTCGACACCATCTGTGATGCGACCCATAACCGTCAGCAAGAAGTGAAATCTTTTTCCGGCCACGTGGATTGCGTCGTGGTCGTCGGAGGGTACCACAGCGGCAATACCCAGAGACTGGTCCAGGTATCCGAAGGCGCAGGCCTCCGTACCTTTCACATCGAGAAGGCCGAGGAACTGGACAGAGAAAGGCTGGCATCCATGGAGGTGGTGGGAGTCACGGCCGGGGCCTCCACACCCAACTGGATGATCAAGCAGGTTGTACAGGAGATCCAGGGGATCCGCAGCCGCAGGGAGGCCCGCCTGGGTCCTTGGTTGAGGAAGGTTTTCAAGATCCTTATGGACAGCAATCTCGTCGTGGCCTTCGGTGGCTATTCTCTGTCTTACTCTGCCGAAATCCTGATGAACCGGGATCTTGACTTCGTTCATCCCGGCATCGCTTTTCTTTATATCTATGCCATGCACGTTCTCAACCGCTTCCTCGACAAGGGGGCCAGCACATACAACGACCCGGCCATGGCCTGCTTTTATCGAAGGTACCGAATTCCCCTGATGTTCTCGGGAATCCTTGCAATCCTCGGCTCCCTGGCCATCGCCATCCGTCTCGGGCCCTCTGTATTTCTCATCATGTCCGGGTTGTGCGTCCTTGGTATCATATACAGTGTGCCGATCGTCCCGCTTCGTAGGCGCCGCCTGTTTCGCTATACCAAGATCAAGGATATCCCCGGCTCTAAAACCCTTTCGGAATCCCTGGCGTGGGCGACCGTCATTTCCCTGGTGCCTCTCCTTGAGCCTTCCCCTCCTGACTCCTCAAAGACCCTGGTAGCATTTTTTGCAGTATTTTCAATAGTATATGTACGATCTGCCCTTTTTGATATCTTCCAGGCCCAGGGCGACCTTATCGTGGGAGTTGAGACCCTTCCCATCACTCTGGGGGAAAAAAGGACTCTCCTCCTGCTGAAATCCGTCACGATCATAGGCGGCCTCGGCCTTTTGGCCGCACCCTTGGTCGGCGCCGTGGGGAGCTTCTCCTATCTGCTCCTGCTCTGCTACGGCACCCTTATGATGTCCATCCTGGCCTACGAAAAGCGGTGGCTTTATCCCGGAACATCCCTGGAGGCCCTGGTAGAAGGGAACTTCTTCCTGGCGGGATGCCTTGGATTCCTCTGGCACCACCTTGCATGA
- the dusB gene encoding tRNA dihydrouridine synthase DusB yields the protein MLKIGTLQLDNWLLMAPMAGITSLPFRLMVKKMGAGLVTTEMVSATGLTRGQESTFRYLKSHPAEGPLAVQIFGSHPEIMATAARIVIDAGASVVDINMGCPVKKVTRTGAGAALLRDPKRVESILSRVRLSCSVPLTVKIRAGWSPSEPSYLEIAKIVQDCGADALTVHPRYATQGFSLHAEWNIIGEIKTVLNIPVIGNGDVFEPAAALRMRKETGCDGVMIGRGAVGNPWIFKQILCLERDLSIPEPTFSERKALILEHFNLLAESLGEYRAARAMRGLLLWYTKGLPHSSRFRGRITRIGDLETLIQTLDEYFETLEDQAA from the coding sequence ATGCTCAAGATCGGCACCCTCCAATTAGACAATTGGCTCCTCATGGCCCCGATGGCCGGTATCACCTCCCTCCCCTTTCGCCTCATGGTCAAGAAAATGGGGGCGGGATTGGTCACCACGGAAATGGTCAGTGCCACCGGGCTCACACGGGGGCAGGAAAGCACCTTCCGCTACCTGAAGAGCCATCCCGCCGAAGGGCCTCTGGCCGTACAGATCTTTGGATCCCATCCCGAGATCATGGCCACGGCCGCTCGAATAGTCATTGATGCGGGGGCCTCTGTCGTGGATATCAATATGGGTTGCCCGGTGAAAAAGGTGACCCGGACAGGAGCAGGAGCGGCCCTGTTGCGGGATCCCAAGAGGGTGGAATCGATTCTTTCCCGCGTCAGGCTCAGCTGCTCCGTACCCTTGACTGTCAAGATCCGTGCAGGCTGGAGTCCTTCCGAACCCTCCTACCTCGAGATCGCCAAAATTGTCCAGGATTGCGGCGCAGATGCCCTGACCGTTCATCCCCGTTATGCCACTCAGGGTTTTTCTCTTCACGCCGAATGGAACATCATCGGAGAAATCAAGACGGTCTTGAACATCCCCGTCATCGGGAACGGGGATGTCTTTGAGCCCGCTGCGGCCTTGAGGATGCGGAAGGAGACCGGGTGCGACGGGGTCATGATAGGTCGTGGAGCCGTAGGAAACCCATGGATTTTCAAACAAATACTCTGCCTTGAGCGGGATCTTTCCATCCCCGAACCAACCTTTTCCGAGCGCAAGGCCCTGATCTTGGAGCATTTCAACCTCCTGGCGGAATCCCTTGGAGAATATCGCGCTGCCCGGGCCATGCGGGGGCTTCTCCTCTGGTATACCAAGGGGCTTCCCCACAGCAGCCGATTCCGGGGGCGAATCACCCGGATCGGGGATCTCGAGACCCTCATCCAAACCCTTGACGAGTATTTTGAAACCCTGGAGGATCAGGCCGCTTGA
- the cysK gene encoding cysteine synthase A: MPGIFNDIIQTIGSTQLVRLNRIGKGLPASILAKLEFMNPLGSVKDRIGAAMIEAAERQGSINEKTLIVEPTSGNTGIALAFVCAAKGYRLVLTMPESMSLERRKLLRHLGADLVLTPAEQGMKGAIQRAQEILDETPGAFMPNQFSNPANPAVHRRSTAEEIWRDTGGAVDILVAGVGTGGTITGVSEVIKERKPEFKAVAVEPASSPVLSGGKPGPHKIQGIGAGFIPPVLNTRILDEIITVSDEESFETARDLSKKEGILCGISSGAAVAAALKVAARPENRDKQIVVILPSTGERYISTDLFLGG, encoded by the coding sequence ATGCCTGGCATTTTCAATGACATCATCCAGACCATAGGATCGACACAGTTGGTCCGATTGAACCGGATAGGGAAGGGCCTTCCGGCCTCGATCCTTGCAAAATTAGAATTCATGAATCCGCTGGGCAGTGTCAAGGACCGCATCGGGGCGGCCATGATCGAGGCTGCGGAGAGGCAGGGTTCCATCAACGAGAAAACCTTGATCGTGGAACCCACCAGCGGCAATACCGGGATAGCCCTTGCCTTCGTCTGTGCCGCGAAAGGGTACCGGCTCGTGCTGACCATGCCTGAGAGCATGAGCCTTGAGCGGCGAAAACTGCTCCGACACCTTGGGGCGGACCTGGTCCTCACCCCGGCGGAGCAAGGTATGAAGGGGGCGATCCAAAGGGCCCAAGAAATACTTGATGAGACCCCCGGCGCCTTCATGCCCAACCAGTTCAGCAACCCGGCCAATCCCGCCGTTCACCGGCGGAGCACGGCTGAAGAGATCTGGCGGGATACCGGGGGCGCGGTGGATATCCTGGTGGCCGGGGTGGGAACCGGAGGAACGATTACCGGGGTATCGGAGGTAATAAAGGAACGCAAACCCGAATTTAAGGCCGTGGCCGTGGAACCCGCCAGCTCCCCCGTTCTCTCCGGAGGGAAACCGGGCCCCCACAAGATCCAGGGGATCGGGGCCGGATTCATTCCCCCGGTCCTCAACACCCGGATCCTTGACGAGATCATAACGGTCTCCGATGAGGAATCTTTCGAGACGGCCCGGGACCTCTCCAAAAAAGAAGGTATCCTTTGCGGGATTTCCTCCGGGGCCGCGGTGGCCGCTGCCCTGAAAGTGGCGGCAAGACCCGAAAACCGGGACAAGCAGATCGTGGTGATACTCCCGAGCACCGGTGAGCGTTACATCAGTACGGATCTCTTTCTTGGCGGCTGA
- a CDS encoding serine acetyltransferase, whose amino-acid sequence MEDVLKEDRCKTDVLNTERFRKELPELVDRLVRSCDRKECFDHVSPEPLPSREAIVALIKRARQILFPGYFTRERVDKVNFGYYYGQEVSTFYESLAEQITLSIRHECLRYNQPCSQCLDRGHEAAIDFIREMPNLRSLLGKDVVAAREGDPAARSHDEVIFSYPGLFAITVYRIAHLLYEQNIPLIPRMMTEYAHGLTGIDIHPGARIGESFFIDHGTGVVIGETAEIGNRVRIYQGVTLGALSLPRDALESLRNQKRHPTIEDDVVIYSGATILGGETVIGARCVIGGNVWITESVPPDTRVFLKKPELIMKGAVEKKVSRMPKKREG is encoded by the coding sequence ATGGAAGACGTGCTAAAAGAAGATCGATGCAAGACGGATGTGTTGAACACGGAACGGTTCCGAAAAGAGCTCCCGGAGCTTGTGGACCGACTGGTGCGTTCCTGCGACCGGAAGGAATGCTTCGACCACGTGAGTCCGGAACCCCTTCCTTCCAGGGAGGCCATAGTCGCTCTCATCAAAAGGGCCCGCCAAATACTCTTTCCTGGATACTTTACGAGGGAGCGGGTGGACAAGGTCAATTTCGGTTACTATTACGGGCAGGAGGTCTCCACCTTTTATGAGTCCCTTGCGGAACAGATCACCCTTTCCATCCGCCACGAGTGTCTCCGGTACAACCAACCGTGCAGCCAATGCCTGGACCGGGGCCATGAAGCCGCCATAGATTTTATCCGGGAAATGCCCAACCTCCGTTCCTTACTCGGAAAAGACGTCGTAGCGGCCCGGGAAGGGGATCCGGCCGCCCGCAGTCACGACGAGGTCATCTTCAGCTATCCAGGCCTCTTTGCCATCACGGTTTACCGGATCGCCCATCTGCTCTATGAGCAGAATATACCCCTCATCCCTCGAATGATGACAGAATACGCCCACGGGCTTACAGGGATCGACATCCATCCAGGTGCCCGAATCGGGGAGAGTTTCTTCATCGACCATGGGACCGGTGTCGTCATCGGAGAGACCGCCGAGATCGGAAACCGGGTAAGGATCTACCAAGGAGTGACCCTCGGGGCCCTTTCCCTCCCCAGGGACGCCCTGGAAAGTTTACGGAACCAAAAGCGCCACCCCACCATCGAAGACGACGTTGTCATTTACTCCGGGGCCACGATCCTCGGAGGAGAAACGGTTATCGGGGCCCGGTGCGTGATCGGAGGAAACGTGTGGATCACCGAGTCGGTGCCCCCGGATACCCGGGTCTTCTTGAAAAAACCCGAATTGATCATGAAAGGGGCCGTGGAAAAAAAGGTTTCCAGGATGCCGAAAAAGAGGGAGGGCTGA
- the nifS gene encoding cysteine desulfurase NifS — translation MRTIYLDNNATTQVSPEVLEAMLPYFNEYYGNPSSAHTFGGQVAAKLRKAREQVADLLGARPEEIIFTSCGSESDNTAILSALRTEKEKRHIVTSRVEHPAVRSLCHYLEKQGYKVTEIPVDREGRLDMDQYRVSLTRDTALVTLMWANNETGVIFPVEEAARMAKERKILFHTDAVQAVGKIPIDLSNSAIDMLSISGHKLHAPKGIGVLYVRTGTRFSPFLIGGHQERGRRGGTENTAGIIGLGKACEMAAENMEKENTRVKALRDKLETGILSLVPNTRVNGAGAERLPNTSNISFEFVEGEAILLLMDEHGICASSGSACTSGSLQPSHVLRAMGVPFTMAHGSIRFSLSIYNTEEEIDFVLEKVPPIIEKLRSYSPFWKPEGQACASGT, via the coding sequence ATGAGAACGATCTACCTGGACAACAACGCCACCACCCAGGTTTCCCCCGAAGTACTTGAGGCCATGTTGCCCTATTTCAACGAATATTACGGTAACCCCTCCAGTGCCCACACTTTCGGCGGACAGGTGGCGGCAAAACTCCGCAAAGCCAGGGAACAGGTGGCCGACTTGTTGGGAGCCCGGCCCGAAGAGATCATCTTCACCAGTTGCGGTTCCGAGAGTGACAACACGGCCATCCTCTCGGCCCTGCGTACGGAGAAGGAAAAAAGGCATATCGTGACAAGCAGGGTGGAACACCCCGCCGTCAGGTCACTCTGTCACTACCTTGAAAAACAAGGATACAAGGTCACGGAGATCCCCGTTGACCGGGAAGGTCGGCTGGACATGGACCAGTACCGGGTGAGCCTCACCCGGGATACGGCACTCGTCACTCTCATGTGGGCCAACAATGAAACAGGAGTCATTTTTCCCGTTGAAGAGGCCGCCCGGATGGCCAAAGAAAGGAAGATTCTCTTCCACACGGACGCTGTCCAGGCCGTGGGGAAGATTCCGATCGATCTGAGCAACAGTGCCATCGACATGCTTTCCATATCCGGGCACAAGCTTCACGCCCCCAAGGGGATCGGTGTGCTTTACGTGAGAACGGGCACCAGATTCTCGCCCTTCCTGATCGGAGGACACCAGGAAAGAGGCCGCAGGGGAGGTACGGAGAACACGGCCGGCATCATCGGGCTGGGAAAGGCATGTGAGATGGCGGCCGAGAACATGGAGAAGGAAAACACGCGGGTGAAGGCCCTCCGGGACAAGCTGGAAACCGGAATCCTCTCCCTGGTCCCGAATACCAGGGTCAACGGGGCGGGGGCGGAACGCCTGCCCAATACCTCCAATATCAGCTTCGAATTCGTTGAAGGAGAAGCCATTCTGCTGCTCATGGATGAACATGGGATCTGCGCCTCCTCCGGGTCCGCCTGCACCTCCGGCTCCCTGCAGCCCTCCCATGTGCTCCGGGCCATGGGCGTCCCCTTTACCATGGCCCACGGCTCCATCCGCTTCAGCCTGAGTATTTACAACACTGAGGAGGAGATTGATTTCGTGCTGGAAAAAGTTCCTCCGATCATAGAAAAACTCCGGAGCTATTCACCCTTCTGGAAGCCTGAAGGCCAGGCCTGCGCCTCAGGCACTTAG
- the nifU gene encoding Fe-S cluster assembly protein NifU codes for MWEYSDKVKEHFLNPQNAGEMEDANAVGEVGSMACGDALKLMLKVDENGKIQEAKFQTFGCASAIASASALTEMLKGKTIEEAEKITNQDIVDYLGGLPKEKMHCSVLGRQALEHALADYRGQPVKEQEGEIVCECFGVTDLEIERAIRENNLSTVEEVTNYTKAGGGCEGCHDTIREIIARVRSEKKRVTRPKLSNIQKIRMIEETIEREIRPSLQNDGGDIELVDVIGNRVLVATRGACATCRASELTLKNFVEQKLRELVWPELVVEEVTE; via the coding sequence ATGTGGGAATACTCGGACAAAGTCAAGGAACACTTTCTCAACCCGCAAAACGCCGGGGAGATGGAGGATGCCAACGCCGTCGGTGAGGTGGGCTCCATGGCCTGCGGGGACGCCCTGAAGCTCATGCTGAAGGTGGATGAGAACGGAAAGATACAGGAGGCCAAGTTCCAGACCTTCGGGTGCGCCAGCGCCATCGCTTCCGCCTCCGCCCTCACCGAGATGTTGAAAGGAAAAACGATCGAGGAGGCGGAAAAGATCACCAACCAGGATATCGTGGACTATCTCGGGGGGCTTCCCAAGGAGAAGATGCACTGCTCAGTTCTCGGCCGACAGGCCCTGGAACATGCCCTTGCCGATTACCGGGGCCAGCCGGTCAAGGAACAGGAAGGGGAAATCGTCTGCGAGTGTTTCGGGGTGACGGATCTGGAAATCGAGAGGGCAATAAGGGAAAACAACCTGAGCACGGTGGAGGAGGTCACGAACTACACGAAGGCCGGGGGAGGATGCGAGGGCTGCCACGATACCATCCGTGAGATCATCGCCCGGGTCCGATCCGAGAAAAAACGCGTGACCCGGCCGAAACTTTCCAACATCCAGAAAATCCGGATGATCGAGGAGACGATAGAGCGGGAGATCCGGCCCTCCCTCCAAAACGACGGGGGAGACATCGAACTCGTGGATGTGATCGGGAACCGGGTCCTGGTCGCGACCCGCGGAGCCTGTGCCACGTGCAGGGCCTCTGAACTGACCCTGAAAAACTTTGTTGAACAAAAACTCAGAGAACTGGTCTGGCCTGAACTGGTCGTAGAGGAGGTGACAGAATGA
- a CDS encoding pyridoxal phosphate-dependent aminotransferase, producing the protein MPISGKMQKIIETSSSVTRMFEEGARLRARYGPDRVYDFTLGNPAVPPPPEFGEVLRNLVKEDSIPHGYTPTAGLLPVRRAVAEYLSREQGTEIPAENVVMTSGAVGALNGIFTALMDPGEEILVPAPYFVAYTLYVMNMGAVLRSVPTGGNFHLDPGAMEAAITGKTRAVLVNSPNNPSGAVYSREELEQLGEVLDRASKRYGRRIYLISDEPYRRLAFDSEVPSVLESYPHTILISSYSKQLSLAGERIGYLAVHPEAEDAEQLVKAAGVMNAVLYVNAPSLFQRVVAALQGAVVDVEAYRRRRDLVCEVLERAGYTFTVPQGGFFIFPESPIPDDITFCRSLMEERILVCPGTDFGTPGHFRLSFAVPEKTILEAEEGFRRAREEIE; encoded by the coding sequence ATGCCGATTTCAGGAAAGATGCAGAAGATCATCGAGACTTCATCGAGTGTTACCAGGATGTTCGAAGAAGGGGCAAGGCTCAGGGCCCGGTATGGGCCGGACAGGGTCTACGATTTCACCCTGGGAAACCCGGCGGTTCCTCCTCCCCCCGAGTTCGGAGAGGTTCTCCGGAACCTGGTGAAAGAGGATTCCATCCCCCATGGCTACACCCCGACCGCCGGGCTTCTCCCGGTCCGAAGGGCCGTGGCTGAATACCTGAGTCGTGAGCAGGGAACGGAGATCCCGGCCGAAAACGTTGTCATGACCTCCGGAGCGGTCGGGGCCCTGAACGGCATCTTCACCGCCCTGATGGACCCCGGGGAGGAGATCTTGGTGCCGGCCCCTTATTTCGTGGCCTACACCCTCTACGTGATGAACATGGGGGCGGTCCTCCGCTCCGTGCCCACGGGAGGGAATTTTCACCTGGATCCCGGGGCCATGGAGGCGGCCATCACCGGGAAGACCAGGGCGGTTTTGGTCAATTCCCCCAATAATCCCTCGGGTGCGGTCTATTCCAGGGAGGAGTTGGAGCAACTCGGAGAAGTCCTGGATCGGGCCAGCAAGAGATACGGGAGGAGAATCTACCTGATCTCGGATGAACCGTACCGTAGGTTGGCCTTCGACTCCGAAGTGCCCTCCGTGCTAGAGTCCTATCCCCACACGATCCTGATTTCCTCATATTCCAAGCAGCTTTCCCTTGCCGGAGAAAGGATCGGATATCTTGCCGTTCACCCGGAGGCCGAGGACGCCGAACAGCTTGTCAAGGCAGCCGGGGTCATGAACGCCGTTCTTTACGTCAACGCACCGAGCCTGTTCCAGAGGGTCGTGGCCGCCCTTCAGGGGGCGGTGGTGGACGTGGAGGCTTACAGGCGCCGCAGGGACCTCGTCTGCGAGGTGTTGGAGAGGGCCGGCTATACCTTCACCGTGCCTCAGGGGGGGTTTTTCATCTTCCCGGAGTCCCCGATCCCCGACGATATCACCTTTTGCCGGAGTCTCATGGAAGAGCGCATCCTGGTCTGCCCGGGAACGGATTTCGGCACCCCGGGTCATTTCCGCCTCTCCTTCGCCGTTCCGGAGAAGACCATCCTGGAGGCGGAGGAAGGATTCAGGAGGGCCAGGGAAGAGATAGAATAG